In one Bacteroides intestinalis DSM 17393 genomic region, the following are encoded:
- a CDS encoding RNA polymerase sigma factor gives MDTRKLEKQFVDFVTEYKQIIYKVCYIYATDSDSLNDLYQETVINLWKSFPRFRGECKTSTWVYRIALNTCISFFRKSNSRPVVVPITIDLESAFADEEEKTSQLRELYRMINMLGKLERALILLWLEERSHQEIADILGISKNYVAVKLYRIKENLKNMSNS, from the coding sequence ATGGACACTAGAAAGTTGGAAAAGCAATTCGTTGACTTTGTGACAGAGTATAAACAGATTATCTACAAGGTCTGCTATATTTATGCCACAGACAGCGACAGTCTTAATGATCTGTATCAAGAGACCGTGATAAATCTATGGAAATCTTTTCCTCGCTTCCGGGGCGAGTGCAAAACATCTACTTGGGTTTATCGGATTGCATTGAATACCTGTATATCCTTTTTCCGCAAATCCAATTCAAGGCCGGTTGTGGTTCCCATCACTATCGATCTGGAATCAGCCTTTGCCGATGAAGAAGAAAAGACATCCCAACTCCGTGAACTTTATCGCATGATAAACATGCTGGGCAAACTGGAGCGCGCGCTGATTTTGCTTTGGCTTGAAGAACGGAGTCATCAGGAAATTGCTGATATATTGGGGATCTCCAAGAATTATGTGGCCGTAAAACTCTATCGCATCAAAGAGAATTTGAAAAACATGTCTAACTCCTAA
- a CDS encoding glycoside hydrolase family 20 protein, translating into MRKLNHALLAGALALACASCTAEKEANYQVIPLPQEVSLTQENPFKLNENVLIAYPENNALLQRNAEFLSEYIQQATNYAPKTKAIAAGEQVKNAIVLGLDPSIANKEGYVLTTTPEGINLNGQTENGVFYGIQTLRKSIPAEAKEATILIPAGEIKDEPRFSYRGMHLDVGRHFFPKEFMKKYIDLLALHNMNTFHWHLTDDQGWRIEIKKYPKLTEIGSQRSRTVIGRNTQEYDNTPYGGFFTQEEAKEIVKYAQERYITVIPEVDLPGHMLAALAAYPEMGCTGGPYEVCPRWGIFEDVLCIGNDQTMQFLEDVMSEIIEIFPSKYVHIGGDEAPRTRWEKCPKCQARIKTEGLKADKNHTAEDRLQSYCMTRIEEFLNSKGRQIIGWDEILEGDVAPNATVMSWRGMEGGIKAAQLGHDVIMTPTSFCYFDYYQTADTKDEPLGIGGYVPIEKVYSLEPVPAVLTEEQSKHILGAQANLWTEYIHSSEHVEYMVLPRMAALAEVQWTQPEKKDFKDFTKRLARLMKFYQRDGFNYAKHVFDLKVDFTPDVTKKAVVVTLSTIDDAPIYYTLDGTEPTTASLKYTEPVSITETADFQAVVIRPEGKSKVVNKKISFNKATYCPIELTFQPSEKYKFGGAITLVDGMKGNDSYATGAWLGFVGGNVEAIIDLGQESEIKQVATNAIVDMSAWIMGSTGLVVSISDDNKEFREVAAKDIPAETNIDKKGVENYEITFDPVKARYVKVVIKRSPALPKGHAGEGKAAYMFIDEIEVD; encoded by the coding sequence ATGAGAAAACTTAACCACGCACTTCTTGCAGGTGCTCTCGCCTTGGCATGCGCTTCGTGTACCGCGGAGAAAGAAGCTAACTACCAAGTGATACCTCTCCCCCAAGAGGTAAGCTTAACCCAAGAAAACCCGTTCAAACTGAACGAAAATGTTCTCATCGCTTATCCGGAAAACAATGCCTTATTGCAACGCAATGCTGAGTTCCTGTCGGAGTACATCCAACAAGCCACGAACTATGCACCGAAAACAAAGGCCATCGCAGCAGGAGAACAAGTAAAAAATGCAATTGTACTGGGACTCGATCCGAGCATTGCAAACAAGGAAGGCTATGTGCTGACTACCACCCCCGAGGGTATCAACCTCAACGGACAAACCGAAAACGGAGTGTTCTATGGCATCCAGACTTTACGCAAATCCATTCCCGCCGAAGCCAAAGAAGCAACCATCCTGATACCGGCAGGTGAAATTAAGGACGAACCGCGTTTCAGTTACCGCGGTATGCACCTCGACGTAGGACGTCATTTCTTCCCAAAAGAATTCATGAAGAAGTATATAGACTTGTTGGCACTGCACAACATGAATACTTTCCACTGGCACCTGACGGACGATCAGGGCTGGCGTATCGAGATTAAGAAGTATCCGAAACTTACGGAAATAGGTTCCCAGCGCAGTCGTACGGTAATCGGAAGAAACACACAGGAGTATGACAATACGCCGTATGGTGGTTTCTTCACCCAGGAAGAAGCGAAAGAAATCGTGAAATATGCACAGGAACGTTACATTACGGTAATTCCGGAAGTAGACCTGCCCGGACATATGCTTGCCGCATTAGCCGCTTACCCCGAAATGGGATGTACGGGTGGTCCGTACGAAGTATGCCCGCGTTGGGGCATATTTGAAGATGTGCTCTGCATTGGTAACGACCAGACGATGCAATTCCTGGAAGATGTAATGAGTGAAATCATTGAGATCTTCCCGTCGAAGTATGTTCATATCGGTGGTGACGAAGCTCCGCGTACCCGTTGGGAAAAATGCCCGAAATGCCAGGCACGTATCAAAACAGAAGGGCTGAAAGCGGATAAGAACCATACTGCCGAAGATCGTCTGCAAAGTTATTGCATGACACGCATCGAAGAGTTCCTGAATAGCAAAGGACGCCAGATCATCGGTTGGGATGAAATATTGGAAGGTGACGTAGCTCCTAACGCAACCGTAATGTCATGGCGCGGTATGGAAGGCGGTATCAAAGCTGCACAACTGGGACACGATGTTATCATGACTCCGACCTCTTTCTGCTATTTCGACTACTATCAGACGGCAGACACAAAGGATGAACCGCTCGGTATCGGCGGGTATGTGCCCATCGAAAAGGTATATAGTCTGGAACCCGTACCGGCAGTTCTTACCGAAGAACAAAGCAAGCATATTCTCGGTGCCCAGGCCAATCTCTGGACAGAGTATATCCATTCCTCCGAACACGTAGAATACATGGTATTGCCCCGTATGGCTGCCCTTGCCGAAGTACAATGGACGCAACCTGAAAAGAAGGATTTCAAAGATTTCACTAAACGTCTGGCCCGCTTGATGAAGTTCTATCAAAGAGATGGCTTCAACTATGCTAAGCATGTATTTGATCTGAAGGTTGACTTCACGCCGGACGTTACCAAGAAAGCGGTAGTAGTTACATTGAGTACCATTGATGACGCTCCTATTTATTATACATTAGATGGAACAGAACCGACCACAGCTTCATTGAAATATACAGAGCCTGTTTCCATTACCGAAACAGCAGATTTCCAAGCAGTGGTTATCCGCCCGGAAGGAAAGAGCAAAGTGGTGAATAAGAAAATTTCTTTCAATAAAGCTACATATTGTCCTATCGAGCTGACTTTCCAACCTTCGGAAAAGTATAAATTCGGAGGTGCTATCACCTTGGTAGACGGTATGAAGGGGAATGATAGCTATGCCACCGGAGCCTGGTTAGGTTTTGTAGGTGGTAATGTGGAAGCCATCATCGACCTAGGGCAGGAATCAGAAATCAAGCAGGTAGCTACGAATGCCATTGTTGATATGAGTGCCTGGATTATGGGAAGCACAGGGTTGGTAGTCTCTATATCTGACGATAACAAAGAGTTCCGCGAAGTAGCCGCTAAAGATATTCCGGCAGAAACAAACATTGATAAGAAGGGTGTGGAAAACTATGAGATAACTTTCGATCCGGTAAAAGCACGGTATGTGAAAGTTGTTATCAAGCGTAGCCCTGCCTTGCCGAAAGGACATGCAGGCGAAGGAAAAGCAGCTTATATGTTCATTGATGAAATAGAGGTGGACTGA
- a CDS encoding helix-turn-helix domain-containing protein — translation MNPLLTTKAESFRSGSDNLEFYHNRLVKLTNGVLMFCSGGEAEITIDLEKHHIIPNTNIMLLPGSILSLRSASPDFQIHYFAYSGEMMRVACFRLDPAFMHFMKENSCYTHTRPETIRPILRMIDASAAIYADRENQFRESIAQNLLQIFFLDTYDKVQRYFTKEQLEGGNRKGQLFKKFIHLVHTNCTAQRDVAFYAEQLCISTRYLSAITKEVGQISAKEIIDEFLTLEIKVSLQSTNLSLKEIADRYNFPDQSFFGRYFKKHTGMSPKEYRAKRI, via the coding sequence ATGAATCCATTATTAACTACGAAAGCAGAATCCTTCAGATCCGGAAGCGATAACCTGGAGTTTTACCACAACCGGCTCGTCAAACTGACAAACGGAGTCCTTATGTTCTGTTCCGGCGGAGAGGCGGAAATCACCATAGATCTGGAGAAGCATCACATTATACCCAATACGAATATCATGTTGTTGCCCGGTTCCATTCTCTCACTGAGATCGGCCAGCCCAGACTTCCAGATACACTATTTCGCTTATTCGGGTGAGATGATGAGGGTGGCGTGTTTCCGCCTGGACCCGGCATTCATGCATTTTATGAAAGAAAACTCCTGTTATACACATACCAGACCCGAAACAATACGCCCCATTCTGAGAATGATAGATGCAAGCGCTGCCATCTATGCCGACAGAGAAAATCAGTTCCGCGAGAGCATTGCCCAGAACCTGCTTCAAATATTCTTTCTGGATACTTATGATAAGGTGCAGCGATATTTCACCAAAGAACAATTGGAAGGAGGTAACCGGAAAGGGCAGCTGTTCAAAAAGTTCATTCATCTGGTACACACCAATTGTACCGCACAACGGGATGTAGCCTTTTATGCCGAGCAGCTTTGTATTTCTACACGCTACCTTTCTGCCATTACTAAAGAGGTAGGTCAGATTTCCGCAAAAGAAATTATTGACGAGTTCCTCACACTAGAGATTAAAGTCTCCCTGCAATCCACCAATCTCTCACTGAAAGAAATAGCCGACCGGTATAATTTTCCCGACCAGTCATTCTTCGGGCGGTACTTCAAAAAGCATACGGGGATGTCACCAAAGGAATACAGGGCAAAAAGAATATAA
- a CDS encoding efflux RND transporter periplasmic adaptor subunit, translated as MTTKKRLIRQMMTFICGVTLVACGQAPTVQTSSEYEVMRITTSDKELQTTYSASIRGRQDIDIYPQVSGFLTKLCVEEGQAVRKGQVLFIIDQVPYRAALQTAEANVEAARASVATAQLTYDSKKELFAQNVISEFDLQTSYNNLLTAKAQLAQTEAQRVSAANNLSYTEVKSPADGVVGTLPYRVGALVSASLPKPLTTVSDNSDMYVYFSMTENQLLDMTRRYGSRSKALEEMPAIGLILNDKSTYPSQGKIETISGVIDTSTGTVSLRAVFPNKEGLLQSGGAGNVVVPVQKRNCIVVPQAATYEVQDKVFVFKVVDGKAQSAPVEVTRVNGGKEYIVDKGLNVGDVIVAEGVGLLREGTPIQAKEKED; from the coding sequence ATGACAACAAAGAAGAGATTGATTAGACAGATGATGACATTCATTTGTGGAGTAACATTGGTAGCATGCGGACAAGCTCCTACCGTGCAGACCAGTTCTGAGTATGAGGTGATGAGAATCACGACATCCGACAAGGAATTGCAGACGACCTATTCAGCGAGTATCCGGGGAAGACAAGACATTGACATTTACCCGCAGGTGTCCGGTTTCCTGACTAAACTTTGTGTGGAAGAGGGTCAGGCAGTCCGCAAAGGACAAGTCTTGTTTATTATCGACCAAGTGCCTTATCGTGCGGCTTTGCAGACTGCCGAAGCCAATGTGGAAGCGGCACGTGCAAGTGTAGCTACGGCTCAACTGACGTATGACAGTAAAAAAGAATTGTTTGCCCAGAACGTGATTTCCGAGTTCGATTTGCAGACATCTTATAATAACCTGCTGACGGCGAAAGCACAATTGGCGCAGACGGAAGCGCAACGTGTAAGTGCCGCCAATAACCTTTCTTATACGGAAGTGAAGAGTCCTGCCGATGGTGTTGTAGGCACTTTACCCTATCGTGTGGGTGCTTTGGTCAGTGCCAGTCTGCCTAAGCCATTGACTACGGTTTCCGATAATTCTGATATGTACGTTTACTTCTCGATGACAGAAAACCAGTTGCTGGATATGACGCGCCGCTACGGTTCCAGGAGTAAAGCACTGGAAGAAATGCCTGCTATTGGACTGATTCTGAATGATAAATCTACCTATCCTTCACAGGGTAAGATTGAAACAATCAGTGGAGTTATCGATACTTCTACCGGAACTGTCAGCCTGCGTGCTGTATTCCCGAATAAAGAAGGATTGTTACAGAGTGGGGGAGCCGGCAATGTAGTGGTTCCTGTTCAAAAACGGAACTGTATCGTTGTTCCGCAAGCGGCTACTTATGAAGTGCAGGATAAAGTGTTCGTATTTAAAGTAGTAGATGGTAAAGCACAGTCTGCTCCGGTGGAGGTGACCCGTGTGAATGGTGGAAAAGAGTATATTGTAGACAAGGGTTTGAATGTGGGTGATGTAATTGTGGCCGAAGGCGTAGGTTTATTGCGCGAAGGTACACCTATTCAAGCTAAAGAAAAGGAGGATTAA
- a CDS encoding efflux RND transporter permease subunit encodes MNLRTFIERPVFSAVISITIVILGIIGLFTLPVEQYPDIAPPTVMVSTTYYGASAETLQKSVIAPLEEAINGVEDMTYMTSTATNAGSVSITVYFKQGTDPDMAAVNVQNRVSRATGQLPGEVTQVGVTTMKRQTSILQMFSLHSSDNSYDENFLANYMSINLKPQLLRIAGVGDMMIMGGDYSMRVWMKPDVMAQYKLIPSDVTAALAEQNIESATGSFGENSDETYQYTMKYKGRLITPEEFGEIVIRSTEDGEVLKLKDIADVELGKESYAYKGGMDGHNGVSCMIFQTAGSNATEVNQNIDNLLDEVRKDLPKGVELTQMMSSNDFLFASIHEVVKTLIEAILLVILVVYVFLQDIRSTLIPLVGIIVSLIGTFAFMSVAGFSINLITLFALVLVIGTVVDDAIVVVEAVQSRFDVGYKSSYMASIDAMKGISNAVITSSLVFMAVFIPVSFMSGTSGTFYTQFGLTMAVAVGISAINALTLSPALCALLLRPYINEDGTQKNNFAARFRNSFNAAFDVVVSKYKNAVLFFIKRRWLSWSLLVCSVVLLVLLMNSTKTSLVPDEDQGVLFVNVSTAPGSSLKTTDDVMLRIEERLEALPQKLHIQKVTGYGLLSGQGNTFGMIVVKLKPWDERTKKEDQVQAVIGQIYARTADIKDATIFAIAPGMIPGYGMGNALDLNVQDKLGTDVNTFFQTTQQYLGALNQRPEISMAYSTFDVRYPQWTVEVDAAKCKRAGITPDAVLSTLSGYYGGQYVSNFNRFSKVYRVMIQSGPEYRMDETSLHNTFVRMANGEMAPLSQFVTLTRSYGAETLSRFNMYNSIAVNAMPAEGYSTGDAIRAVKETAEISLPKGYGYDFGGITREENQQSGTTVIIFGICILMIYLILSALYESFIVPFAVILAVPVGLMGTFLFAKIAGLENNIYLQTGLIMLIGLLAKTAILLTEYAAERRKAGMGLIASAVSAAKARLRPILMTALTMIFGLFPLVVATGVGANGNRSLGTGVVGGMTIGTLALLFIVPALFVTFQWLQERLRPAQSMPTKDWQIEEEMEVSKKEIEEHQSKEK; translated from the coding sequence ATGAATCTGAGAACATTTATTGAACGCCCGGTATTTTCGGCAGTCATTTCTATAACGATTGTCATTCTGGGTATCATCGGGTTGTTTACCCTACCCGTCGAACAATATCCTGATATTGCTCCGCCTACCGTTATGGTAAGCACCACGTACTACGGTGCCAGTGCGGAAACTTTGCAGAAGAGTGTTATCGCTCCGTTGGAAGAAGCTATCAATGGTGTGGAAGACATGACCTATATGACGTCTACCGCTACCAATGCCGGTTCGGTATCTATTACCGTCTATTTCAAACAGGGAACCGACCCGGATATGGCTGCCGTTAATGTGCAGAACCGCGTATCCAGAGCTACTGGACAGCTTCCGGGAGAAGTTACTCAGGTAGGTGTGACCACTATGAAGCGCCAGACCAGTATCTTACAGATGTTTTCATTGCATAGCTCCGATAATTCGTACGATGAAAACTTCCTTGCCAACTACATGAGTATCAACTTGAAACCGCAGTTGCTGCGTATTGCAGGTGTGGGCGATATGATGATTATGGGTGGTGACTACAGTATGCGTGTCTGGATGAAGCCTGATGTGATGGCACAGTACAAACTGATTCCGTCTGACGTGACGGCAGCACTTGCCGAGCAGAATATAGAATCGGCTACCGGTTCGTTCGGTGAAAATTCGGACGAAACCTATCAATATACCATGAAGTATAAAGGCCGTTTGATTACACCGGAGGAATTTGGTGAAATCGTGATCCGTTCTACGGAAGACGGTGAAGTGCTGAAGTTGAAAGACATTGCAGATGTGGAACTGGGTAAGGAAAGTTATGCCTACAAAGGCGGTATGGACGGTCACAATGGTGTTTCCTGTATGATATTCCAGACGGCCGGCTCCAATGCTACGGAAGTAAACCAGAACATCGACAACCTGCTGGACGAAGTACGCAAAGACCTGCCGAAAGGTGTGGAGCTGACACAGATGATGAGTTCCAATGACTTCCTGTTCGCTTCTATCCATGAGGTAGTAAAGACTTTGATCGAGGCTATCCTTCTTGTTATCCTGGTGGTATATGTATTCTTGCAGGATATCCGTTCCACATTGATTCCGTTGGTGGGTATCATCGTGTCACTGATAGGTACCTTCGCTTTTATGTCCGTTGCCGGATTCAGTATCAATCTGATTACCCTGTTTGCATTGGTACTTGTGATCGGTACAGTGGTGGACGACGCCATAGTCGTCGTCGAGGCGGTACAGTCGAGGTTCGATGTCGGGTATAAGTCTTCTTATATGGCAAGTATCGACGCTATGAAAGGTATCAGTAATGCGGTTATCACCTCTTCACTGGTATTTATGGCGGTGTTCATCCCTGTATCGTTTATGAGTGGTACGTCCGGTACGTTCTATACGCAGTTCGGTTTGACAATGGCGGTTGCCGTAGGTATCTCAGCTATTAACGCTTTGACACTGAGTCCGGCCCTTTGCGCTCTGTTGCTGAGACCTTATATTAATGAAGATGGTACGCAGAAGAATAATTTCGCCGCCCGTTTCCGTAATTCGTTCAATGCTGCTTTCGATGTGGTGGTAAGTAAATATAAGAATGCGGTACTATTCTTTATCAAGCGTCGCTGGTTGTCATGGTCGTTGCTGGTTTGTTCCGTTGTATTGTTAGTACTCCTGATGAATTCTACGAAGACCAGTCTGGTACCTGATGAAGACCAGGGTGTATTGTTCGTTAACGTAAGTACGGCTCCAGGTAGCTCACTGAAGACTACGGATGATGTTATGCTTCGTATAGAAGAACGCTTGGAAGCTCTTCCGCAAAAGTTACATATCCAGAAAGTAACCGGTTACGGATTGCTTTCCGGACAGGGAAATACATTCGGTATGATTGTTGTGAAGCTGAAACCCTGGGATGAACGTACGAAGAAAGAAGATCAGGTGCAGGCTGTCATCGGACAGATTTATGCCCGCACAGCAGATATCAAGGATGCCACGATCTTTGCAATTGCTCCGGGTATGATTCCGGGTTATGGTATGGGTAATGCGCTCGACCTGAATGTACAGGATAAGTTGGGCACGGATGTGAACACTTTCTTCCAGACTACCCAACAATACCTGGGTGCTTTGAACCAGCGTCCCGAAATCTCCATGGCTTATTCTACTTTTGATGTGCGCTATCCGCAATGGACTGTCGAGGTAGATGCTGCTAAATGTAAACGTGCCGGCATTACTCCGGATGCAGTGCTTTCCACACTTTCGGGTTACTATGGCGGACAGTATGTATCTAACTTCAACCGTTTCTCAAAGGTATATAGGGTTATGATACAGTCTGGTCCTGAATACCGCATGGATGAGACTTCGTTGCACAACACCTTTGTGCGGATGGCAAACGGTGAGATGGCTCCGCTGAGCCAGTTCGTTACACTGACCCGTAGTTATGGTGCCGAGACTCTGAGTCGCTTCAATATGTATAATTCCATAGCTGTGAATGCCATGCCTGCCGAGGGATATAGTACGGGTGATGCCATTCGTGCCGTGAAAGAGACAGCAGAAATCAGCTTGCCGAAAGGTTACGGTTATGACTTCGGTGGTATCACACGTGAAGAGAACCAGCAGAGTGGTACGACGGTAATTATCTTCGGTATCTGTATTTTGATGATCTATCTTATCCTGAGTGCGCTTTATGAAAGCTTCATCGTTCCGTTTGCAGTTATTCTTGCGGTTCCGGTAGGTCTGATGGGTACGTTCTTGTTTGCCAAGATAGCAGGATTGGAGAATAACATTTATCTGCAAACAGGTTTGATTATGTTGATCGGTTTGCTTGCCAAGACAGCCATTCTGTTGACGGAATATGCTGCCGAGCGCCGAAAAGCAGGCATGGGATTGATTGCTTCCGCAGTCAGCGCAGCCAAAGCACGTCTTCGTCCTATCCTGATGACTGCACTCACCATGATCTTCGGTCTGTTCCCGCTGGTGGTAGCTACCGGAGTAGGTGCTAACGGTAACCGTTCGTTGGGTACGGGTGTAGTAGGTGGTATGACCATCGGTACATTGGCATTGCTTTTCATCGTTCCGGCTTTGTTCGTCACCTTCCAGTGGTTACAGGAACGTCTTCGTCCGGCTCAGTCCATGCCTACCAAAGACTGGCAGATTGAGGAGGAGATGGAAGTGAGTAAGAAAGAAATAGAAGAACATCAATCAAAAGAAAAATGA
- a CDS encoding efflux transporter outer membrane subunit: MKKQIITLAVATLLLSSCGIYTKYERPEIKTDGLYGQDVEVEDTTSIASLSWRELFTDPQLQSLIEHALQGNTDLQSAQWRIKEAEATLSSARLAYLPSFMLTPQGGVSSFDKSKGSWTYSGIASASWEIDIFGKLTNAKRRAKALYLQSLEYEQAVTTSLIANVANMYYTLLMLDAQYNVSAETAAKWRESVKTMRAMKAAGMTDEAGVAQTEANCYMVEAALLDLKQQIREIENSLSILLGDVPDAIERGKLQGQSFPEELTVGVPLQLLSRRPDVKSAELSLAQAFYSTNAARSAFYPSITLGGTAGWTNSAGSMIINPGKLLLSAVGSLTQPLFNRGLNMAQLKIAKAQQEEAKLSFQQALLNAGSEVNNALTQVQVARGKTELRDGQITSLETAVRSTQLLMKHGNSTYLEVLTAQQSLLSAQLTQIADRFDEIQGIINLYQALGGGRE, translated from the coding sequence ATGAAGAAACAAATCATCACTTTAGCTGTCGCAACCTTGCTGTTGAGTAGTTGCGGCATCTATACCAAATATGAACGTCCCGAAATCAAGACCGACGGACTTTACGGGCAGGATGTAGAGGTGGAAGACACCACCTCTATCGCCTCTCTCTCCTGGCGCGAGTTGTTTACCGACCCGCAACTACAATCTCTCATTGAGCATGCACTGCAAGGCAACACCGACTTGCAGTCCGCTCAGTGGCGCATCAAAGAAGCGGAAGCCACTCTGTCATCCGCCCGTCTGGCCTATCTGCCTTCTTTTATGTTGACTCCGCAGGGAGGTGTCAGTAGCTTTGATAAATCAAAAGGTTCCTGGACATATAGCGGTATAGCATCCGCCAGTTGGGAAATTGATATTTTCGGTAAACTGACCAATGCGAAACGCCGTGCGAAAGCTTTGTACCTTCAGAGCCTGGAGTACGAACAAGCTGTCACCACTTCGTTGATAGCCAATGTGGCAAATATGTATTATACCTTATTAATGCTCGATGCACAATACAACGTCTCTGCCGAAACTGCCGCCAAATGGCGTGAGAGCGTGAAGACAATGCGTGCCATGAAAGCAGCAGGTATGACGGATGAGGCGGGAGTAGCCCAGACCGAAGCAAACTGTTATATGGTAGAAGCTGCTTTGCTCGACCTTAAACAGCAAATCCGTGAAATCGAGAATTCGCTTTCTATTTTACTGGGTGATGTGCCTGACGCTATCGAACGTGGAAAGTTACAGGGACAAAGCTTCCCGGAAGAACTTACCGTTGGCGTTCCTTTGCAGTTGCTCTCCCGTCGTCCCGACGTGAAGAGTGCGGAACTTTCGTTGGCACAGGCCTTTTATAGTACCAATGCGGCTCGTTCGGCCTTTTATCCTTCCATTACTTTGGGAGGTACGGCAGGTTGGACAAACTCTGCCGGAAGCATGATTATCAATCCGGGCAAACTGTTACTCTCCGCAGTCGGTTCACTGACACAACCTTTATTTAATAGAGGATTGAACATGGCACAGTTGAAAATAGCCAAAGCCCAACAGGAAGAAGCTAAGCTTTCTTTCCAGCAGGCTCTGCTGAATGCAGGAAGTGAAGTGAACAATGCCCTTACCCAAGTGCAGGTGGCTCGTGGCAAAACGGAGTTGCGCGACGGACAGATCACTTCATTGGAAACCGCAGTCCGCAGCACGCAACTGTTAATGAAACATGGTAACTCCACCTATTTGGAAGTACTTACCGCCCAGCAATCGTTGCTCTCTGCCCAACTGACGCAGATAGCCGACCGCTTCGATGAGATACAGGGAATTATCAATCTCTACCAGGCTTTAGGTGGTGGCAGGGAATAA
- a CDS encoding DUF5106 domain-containing protein, translating into MKTYLNIFFLFLILCASCGSRKANDNKGTTLQADTVKKFTLPIIPAMLNTPELRADYLVRHYWDNMDFTDTTYINLPDVTEQAWVDFIDIMKVVPDTTAIAAIKQMYKMADQKKVVLFYYTDLAEKYLYDPNSPMRNEELYIPVLDAMLESKVLNDTEKILPQGRRELAEQNRIGRPAKDFTYTLLSGKGGTLYGVKAKYTLLFINNPGCHACEEGIEALKQAPAINNEFAAGNLKILAVYPDEDKEEWERHLPDFPKEWINGYDKKLVIKEKNLYDLKAIPTLYLLDKDKKVLLKDATVAQIDQYLQ; encoded by the coding sequence ATGAAAACTTATCTCAACATTTTCTTCCTGTTCCTGATTCTGTGTGCCTCATGCGGCAGCCGGAAAGCAAATGACAACAAGGGAACAACACTTCAGGCAGACACCGTGAAAAAATTCACGCTTCCCATTATACCAGCCATGCTGAATACCCCCGAATTGCGTGCAGATTATCTGGTACGGCACTACTGGGACAATATGGATTTTACCGATACCACTTATATTAATCTGCCGGATGTTACGGAACAAGCGTGGGTGGACTTTATAGATATTATGAAGGTAGTTCCGGACACTACTGCGATAGCTGCCATAAAGCAGATGTATAAGATGGCAGATCAAAAGAAAGTAGTACTCTTCTATTATACAGACTTAGCTGAAAAGTATTTGTATGACCCGAACTCTCCGATGCGGAATGAGGAACTTTACATTCCGGTGCTGGATGCCATGCTGGAAAGCAAGGTGTTGAATGATACGGAGAAAATACTTCCGCAAGGACGCAGGGAACTGGCAGAACAGAATCGCATCGGAAGGCCGGCAAAAGATTTCACCTATACATTGCTGTCCGGGAAAGGCGGTACGCTCTACGGAGTGAAAGCAAAATATACGCTGCTGTTTATCAACAATCCGGGATGCCATGCTTGTGAAGAAGGTATAGAAGCCTTGAAACAGGCACCCGCCATCAATAATGAGTTTGCCGCAGGAAACTTAAAGATACTGGCTGTTTATCCGGATGAAGATAAGGAAGAATGGGAAAGACACTTACCGGATTTCCCAAAAGAATGGATAAACGGGTATGATAAAAAACTCGTCATAAAGGAAAAGAATCTGTATGATCTGAAAGCAATACCTACCCTGTATCTGCTGGATAAAGACAAGAAAGTATTGTTGAAAGATGCAACGGTGGCGCAGATCGACCAGTACCTGCAATAA